The Brassica napus cultivar Da-Ae chromosome C7, Da-Ae, whole genome shotgun sequence genomic interval tttattgccGAGGGAAATAAAGTATGGTAGGTACActcccttcttttttttttttttttgttccgaGTAAAAGTGGCATAAAACGCATCGTTCCGAGTAAAAGTGACTAAAAGTGCATttactcgttttttttttcttttttttttttttttttttttgcgacaGAACGATCAAGTGACGACAAAACGGTCAAGTGACGACTAAATGGTCGAGTGACGACTAAATGGTCGAGTGACGACAAACATCCAAGTGACGAGAAACGGCCAAGGTGACGACCAAATGGTCAAGTGGGGACAAGTGACGACTAAACGGTCGAGCGACGACAGAACGCTTAAGCGACGACAGAACGGTCAAGTGTCGAGCGACGACTAAACGGTCGAGCGACGACTAAACGCTCAAGCGACGACAGGACGGTCAAGTGTTGAGTGACGACTaaacggtcgagtgacgaccAAATGGTCGAGTGACGACAGAACGCTTAAGCGACGACAGAACGGTCAAGTGTCGAGTGACGACTAAACGGTCGAGCGAAGACTAAACGCTCAAGCGACGACAGAACGGTCAAGTGTCGAGTGACGACTAAACGGTCGAGTGATGACCAAATGGACTTcgagttcaattttttttttttcgaagaTACTTCCCcatgccccacggtgggcgccaattgtttgAACCGAAATCGGTGCTGTGCAGGAGATAGACAGATTTCGATGGTGGGGTTAGGAGAGGTCTTCATGCTGAGCTTGAACTGGATGGATGGAGAGTAAGAGAGGATAAAAAGGGGTTAAATGATTATGGCTGGACCCGGTGAAGGGATGCCTACGTACCCAAATGGGGATCAAGCCAATCGTAGTTCTACAACGATGGGATCACAAGTGCTTAGATGAAAGCATGTGGAGAGatgtttctctctctagaaataGAGAAAGGGTGGAAAAGTGGCCAAAAGGATCCCTCTCAAAGGAGGGGTTtctccttatttatagaaggAAGAGGTCTAGGGTTTCCTAGTGACCTCCTTTTAAATGGGCTGAGCCCATTATCTTATAAGCCTTGTTGATTCTAATAAAAGCGTCTTTAGTCACCCCATTCGACTAAGCCCCTCCACTCCTCGTTACGCGCAAGGTAATGGCCAGGCAGAATCCTCCAATAAACTCATCATCGATGGCATTAAAAAGCGCATGGATCTGAAAAAGGGTCACTGGGCCGACGAGCTCGATGGGGTCCTATGGAGCCATCGCACAACGCCGCGAGGATCGACTAAATCGACACCTTTCTCCCTCGCCTACGGTGTAGAAGCCATGGCTCCCGCTGAAGTCAACGTTTCAAGCCTCCGACGCTCCAAGATGCCTCAATACGTCGAACTCAACAAGGAAATGCTACTCGACGCCCTTGATGAGATAGAAGAACGACGAGATCAAGCCCTGCTGCGCATCCAGAACTATCAACAACAGATCGAGAGTTACACAACAAAAGGGTCCGTGCCCGACCTCTGGAACTCGGTGACCTCGTCATGCGCAAGGTGTTTGAAAACACTAAGGAGCTAAACGCCGGTAAACTCGGCGCCAGGTGGGAGGGACCTTATAAAATCATCAAAGTCGTCAAACCCGGAGTATACCGACTTCAAACTTCACGCGGCGAAGAAGTTCCCCGATCTTGGAACTCGATGCACCTAAGACGTTTCTACTCGTAAGtgtatcccaaaaaaaaaaaaaaaaaaaaaaaaaaaaccgagtagatgcacctcgtggtcacttctactcgaccgagtaaatgcgccactcacggccacttttactcgggaaaaacgaactacgaatggcttgatcctcaaccgaggtacgtaggcagccctaAACAGGTCCAGCTGTAACAAAATCAAAGTCAAAATCTTGTTCTTTGTCTCAACTTCTACTGAGTGGATGCATGTTATCAAACCCAACGGCTCCCGTGTCTCCAGCAGGAGATACGCAGACACTATCGTTCCATTTCCTggctatgtcctgatcagacacttaGCCTGAGGACCCAACAGTCGCTAGTCACCTATGCCCAAGGAGCATTGACCGACTAAACAGAGTGAATCTTTAACCTTTCCTCGACTAAACGCGTAATGGACTAGCTACCCAATTACTCGATTGTCATTGACGAAACGGACAGAAGAACCTTCCACTCTTAGATCCAGTCCCTTATTTTCGATATAGAACGATGCGCCTAAACGTCGTCTCGATCGAAACACGACAAGAGCTGAATAAATCCCTTAGCGGTTCGTTTCCTTATCTATTTGCAAAAGCCAAAGGTCGGGAATCTATTGTTTCTAAGCGAACACATCGCGAGACACTAAAGATACTGACATTTACTTTAACAAAGTTTGCAAGTACAGATGAGAAACACAACCCGCAAATTTAAAAGTCCGCTTAAAACAGAGActtgccaaaaaaaaatatgtctaATCGTACAACAACAGGGTCTATCAAGACGACAACAGGGTAAGAACATAAGTGACACGTCAAAGAACAGAATCTTGATCGTCAGGACCCTTGGTAGCGGCAGCAGTTGGGTCCTCCGCCCGAGTAGGAATAGAAGCAAGAGAGTCTACAACGGGACGTGGAGGAACATCTGTATCCCCAGCTTCGTAGATCGTCTCCTCCTCGGCGGGATGTGGCAGCGACGCCTCCTCGTTCCCATCGTTATCCTCCTCCCCATCCTCTCGTCCTTCGGAGGAAGAATCCGAGACGAGCACAGGATCCTCGACACCCACGTTCTCGGTCTCTCCCTCTCGAACCAGAGCGTCGCCTATCTCGAGGCCGTCCTTTCCAGGAAACCCCTTCAAATTCTCATTCTCTGGGCGCTCGTCAAAACCGCTTCCCACCGGGGACTTGACAGGCTCGGTAGGGATAGACGTGACATCAACAAGTGGCTCCTCTGACGGCTCCTCAACAACCTCGAGCGAGGTAACGAGCCGAGAAGCCGTCTCTGGCCCGATCAAATTTACGTTCGACCCATAGGGATCGAATGACGTTCTGAACCGGTCCTCGGCGAAACGAGAAGGAAGGACCAACGGAGAAAGTGTAAGGTCACTATCGGACAGCGGCTCTACTCGGAGTTTCATAACCTCCGCCTCGTAAAGTTTCTCCTGCTCAGCGAAGACATTGATCATTTCTTGGGGGATCTCCGTCCCACTTGCCTTTATAACCTCGAGGCACTTCTTCGTTCCCGAAGCTTGACCATACAGGCTCTTCGCCTTCTCAAAAGCCTCCAGACGAGTAAAATGGTCGCGCACGCGATCAAAACGGCGACTTGCCTTCTCAGCCATTGCAGCACCGACTCTTTCCCTCTCACGAGTAACCTCCAAACCCCGGGAGTCCCTCAAGCGTTGCCTCTCTCTGATTAGTTTTTCTACCGCGGCATCTCTCTCTTCGACTAGCTcggtcttctccttcttcagatTCGCAGCCGTTCGCTCCAAATGACTTTTCTCTCGAACGAGCTCTTTCCTCGCCGCGCTGGAAGACTTAAGCCTGCCCTCAAGTTCTTCGAACTTTACTCGAAGAATCTCTTTCTCCTCTGCGGCCTTCTCGTTGGCCTTCTTATGCTCCGCCCTTACTCTCTCGATGACCTTCAACCTCGTCTTGGCAAGCTTCTCTGAAGTTCCCAACTGGATCATCGTCTGTTTCAGAGCACTATCGCATTTCTCAACGAGAAAGTTCATACTCCCGTCACTCTGCAAAAATGACAAGCACAGACCACGTGAGACGAGTAAACCCGACGAATCGAGTAATGAGATAAAGTATGAAGGGTAGCGCAGTTACCCGAGCTCTCGAAGAAGCAGCGTCTATGTATTCGTTCCTAAAGTAAAGGTCGTCCAACTGTGGCATCTCCTTCGTCCCACCACGAATTTGGCGCGTCAGCTCCGCGCACCTAAGAGGATTAAGGATTAGGGGGGTCGTCTCGTTGTAGGAAAAATCGACGCGATCGGGGAACTcgatcttcttcctcctcgcaGTAGAACCCTCTGAACGAGACCCTTTCCTCGCAGACGGATCAGGAATAGATCTCTCACCCGTAACAGGATCACTGCCCCGCGCTGAGACCTCTCTCTCCTCAGGAAGGGTTTCAAGAGAAACGTCTCCTCCCGCGACAACTTCGACGAGGCCCGTCCCCGCATCAGAAGGACGCGGCTCTGCCTCGACggacttcttcttctacttcttctttCTGGGACGATCTTCAGGCGCCGCTTCGGAACGGTCAGACTCGACAGAACCCCTTGTAGCGCCTTCTCGTCCTACTGTCGGCGCCTCGCCGCGGTCAATGGAGGAAGTAGCCCCTTCGTAAGGTCTCTTCCTTCCTCTCTCTCCCTTCCTTGCTTCCAAACCCTCGGAGGTTTCGTCGAGAGAAGCGATCTCTTCAAGAGGAAGCTCTTCGGTTGCTTTCCTCCTGggtttcttgctcttcttcttctttttaggaCTTGAGACAGGAGGCTCCGCCCCAACGTCTTTGTCGACTAAACCAGGAGCTTCTTCCTTGGAAGCTCGGCCTGCGTCAGAACTGGTCGACCCTTGCACATCGGCAGGAATCGACTTCTTCGAAAGCAATTGCAGCTTCCCCTTCAACAGTGCACTCAAATCCGGCACTCCGTCCATCTTCCTAGCTTCGTCCAGAAGTTTCTGCTGTTTCCGAGTAAAAAGGGACAGACGCGACTTACGGGGCCCAAGCACAACAGGAAGCCTCGATTCCCAATcagctgtaaaaaaaaagaagagagactaAGTTGTTGATAGAACTTCTCGGAGAAAGACCGATGAACTCACCTCTAGCAATCCGAGCTTCTTGTCGTCTAATCCACTCTCGACTAAGATCAGGCCAACGAAGATGACTGTGAGCCGCGATCGCCTGAGCACTCTCGAAGAATTTCTCCGGGTATGCGATCGTATTCGGGTGACGAACTGCAACAACAAGAAACACGCCGTTAGGATACTCGAATAAAGCATGATGACAAAAAACACTATCTACCAAGCGTTTTGTCCCCAGGTGGCTCCGAGAAGGCATGCTCGTCAGATTTGACGTAAAAATATGAGCGCTGCCAGTCCTTCGTCTTGTTCGGGTGCCCTGACAAGACATTGTAGCTCGAGCGCATCTTCACTGAGAATATCCCATGTGGCTCCGCCTTCGTAAAAGTTAACTCTTCGAATACTCTCACACTCATCGAAACATCTATCTCCGCTGCCATCACCATTACCATAACCGCGATGCGCAGCGACCCGTTAAGCAACTGACAGATGGCGATGTCCCGACGAAATGCGTACGACGTGATCAGTCGGGGAATTGGAAACCAGAGCTTCGTATGGTCTCCAAAATAAGACTCATAGACACACTGATAGCCAATCGGAGGCGACCAAGGACGCTGTCCCTTGGAAGGAATGATGTATGTAACGCCGGCACCTCCACTTCGCCTCAATAAATCCCTCACCGTCTTATGGGAGGAGCAAGAATCGAAGACATTCCCCCACGACTGAGCCCGCGGGTCACGAAGCAATTTGGACGGGAGTGGGCCGAGTTCTTCGAAGATCCCA includes:
- the LOC111210366 gene encoding uncharacterized protein LOC111210366; its protein translation is MDLKKGHWADELDGVLWSHRTTPRGSTKSTPFSLAYGVEAMAPAEVNVSSLRRSKMPQYVELNKEMLLDALDEIEERRDQALLRIQNYQQQIESYTTKGSVPDLWNSVTSSCARCLKTLRS